In one Meles meles chromosome 17, mMelMel3.1 paternal haplotype, whole genome shotgun sequence genomic region, the following are encoded:
- the LOC123927514 gene encoding C-reactive protein, protein MDKLLLCLLVIVNFPGAFFQGNTSGKAFVFPTESDNSYVTLSAPVQKPLKAFTLCLQVYTALTRSYSLFSFATKAQYNEILLFSEKPGLYSVSVGGSDAYFKVPEAFYTPRHFCVTWESQTGITELWVDGKPMVRMSLKKGYTVGSEASIILGQEQDSFGGGFNKNQALVGDIGDVNMWDFVLPPEEIRAVSTNGVSTPNVLNWEELKYETRGEVFLKDQLWV, encoded by the exons ATGGATAAGTTGTTGCTGTGTCTCCTGGTCATCGTTAACTTCCCTGGCGCTTTCTTCCAAGGCA ACACCAGCGGAAAGGCCTTTGTGTTCCCCACAGAATCAGATAATTCCTATGTGACCTTGTCTGCTCCGGTACAGAAGCCACTGAAGGCTTTCACCCTGTGCCTGCAAGTCTACACTGCCTTGACCCGCTCCTACAGCCTCTTCTCGTTCGCCACCAAGGCACAGTACAATGAGATCCTCCTCTTCAGTGAAAAGCCTGGCTTGTACAGCGTGTCTGTGGGGGGATCTGACGCCTACTTCAAGGTTCCTGAGGCTTTTTACACACCCAGGCACTTCTGTGTTACCTGGGAGTCCCAAACAGGGATTACAGAGCTCTGGGTGGATGGGAAGCCCATGGTGAGGATGAGTCTGAAGAAGGGATACACGGTGGGGTCAGAAGCGAGCATCATCCTAGGGCAGGAGCAGGATTCATTCGGTGGGGGCTTTAATAAGAACCAGGCCTTGGTGGGTGACATTGGAGATGTGAACATGTGGGACTTTGTGCTGCCCCCAGAGGAGATCAGAGCTGTCTCCACCAATGGCGTCTCCACCCCTAACGTCCTGAACTGGGAGGAACTCAAGTATGAAACACGAGGTGAAGTGTTCCTCAAGGACCAGCTGTGGGTCTGA